The genomic DNA AGCACGCCCCTCCAGGATCAAGAGCCGCGCTCTCAGACATTTTTTGAGGCGTCCGACGGCGGTGGCGGCGCTGGTGTTTATCGTGCTGCTGGCGGCGGTGGCCGTGTTTGCGCCGCTCCTGGCGCCCTACGACCCGACGGCGACGGACTGGTCGGCGATTCGTCAGGCTCCCGGCGCCGAACACCTCATGGGCACCGACGAAAACGGCCGCGACATCCTCTCGAGGGTCGTCTACGGCGCTCGCGCCAGCCTGATGGTGGGCATCGCCGCGGTCGTCATCGCCCTGTTCGTTGGGGTGCCTCTGGGGCTCATCTCCGGCTACTACGGGGGCCGCGTCGACGAAGTGATCATGCGCATAACCGACGCGGCGCTGGCCTTTCCCTTTCTCATCCTGGCCATCGCTCTAGCGGCTTCACTGGGTCCCAGCCTGACCAATGCCACCATCGCCATCGGCCTGGCCACGGCACCTGTCTTTACCCGCCTCACCAGGGGGCAGGTCTTGAGCGTGCGCTCGAGGGAATACGTCGAGTCGGCGAGGGCGATAGGGGCGGGAGACGCGCGCATTATCG from Deinococcota bacterium includes the following:
- a CDS encoding ABC transporter permease codes for the protein MRRPTAVAALVFIVLLAAVAVFAPLLAPYDPTATDWSAIRQAPGAEHLMGTDENGRDILSRVVYGARASLMVGIAAVVIALFVGVPLGLISGYYGGRVDEVIMRITDAALAFPFLILAIALAASLGPSLTNATIAIGLATAPVFTRLTRGQVLSVRSREYVESARAIGAGDARIIAHYILPNALAPILVQSTLAIAEAIIAESALSFLGLGVQPPLPSWGGMLNTAKNFLSQAPWMATWPGLSIFVTVLAFNLFGDGLRDALDPRD